Proteins from one Bacillus thuringiensis genomic window:
- the tnpA gene encoding IS200/IS605-like element ISBth16 family transposase, whose amino-acid sequence MKLDSNNHSVFLLYYHLVLVVKYRRNVFDDDMSDYAKDMFVRLSENYNITLVEWNHDVDHVHILFKAHPNTEMTKFINAYKSASSRLIKRDFPQVKKKLWKEMFWSRSFCLLTTGGSPIDVVKTYIENQSEK is encoded by the coding sequence ATGAAATTAGATAGTAATAACCATTCAGTATTCTTGTTGTATTATCACCTTGTGTTGGTCGTGAAATACAGAAGAAATGTGTTTGATGATGATATGTCAGACTATGCAAAAGATATGTTTGTTCGACTATCTGAAAACTATAACATCACATTAGTTGAATGGAATCATGATGTAGATCATGTTCATATTTTGTTCAAGGCACACCCTAATACAGAAATGACAAAATTCATCAATGCTTATAAAAGTGCAAGTTCTCGACTTATTAAAAGAGACTTTCCACAAGTGAAAAAGAAACTTTGGAAAGAGATGTTTTGGTCAAGAAGTTTTTGCTTGCTAACTACTGGTGGTTCGCCAATAGACGTAGTAAAAACATATATTGAAAATCAAAGTGAAAAGTGA
- a CDS encoding replication-relaxation family protein, translating into MKQFRCMSRDDIIDLHFQGLKNAITCCNTVMKRLRRDGHVDANVLQHPYIYFPQPSSIRKTSQKIPHFLGIVDVYKQLVHYENPKLFKVEPKYGKGYMEPDAFTIWRRSPFFIELQKSVYSKKIMQDKISRYELYFHSQEWHNESWQPKTSKFFPSILIITDKYYDVQSPYFLIFQANSIESFMNNLIVKS; encoded by the coding sequence TTGAAGCAATTTAGATGCATGTCCCGAGACGATATTATTGACTTGCATTTTCAAGGTTTAAAGAATGCGATAACCTGCTGTAATACGGTTATGAAACGATTAAGAAGAGACGGCCATGTTGATGCTAATGTATTGCAGCACCCATACATTTATTTTCCGCAACCCAGTTCTATCAGAAAAACCAGTCAAAAAATTCCTCATTTCCTTGGTATTGTGGACGTATACAAACAACTTGTTCATTATGAAAATCCTAAGTTATTTAAAGTGGAACCAAAATATGGGAAGGGATATATGGAGCCGGATGCTTTTACTATATGGCGTAGGTCGCCATTCTTTATTGAACTTCAAAAGTCAGTGTACAGTAAAAAGATAATGCAAGATAAGATAAGTAGATATGAGTTATACTTCCATAGCCAAGAATGGCATAATGAATCTTGGCAACCGAAAACTTCTAAATTTTTTCCTTCAATTCTTATCATTACCGATAAATATTACGACGTTCAATCTCCTTATTTCCTTATATTCCAGGCAAATTCTATAGAGAGTTTTATGAATAATTTAATAGTGAAATCATAA
- a CDS encoding YxeA family protein, with protein sequence MKKYMALFSLLVVFASLLVGCDINRMGKDEYYVQITMDGKEGVSKSMDGKVMGKEYEYTLSSFDKEGKEKELQFMAQKNLRKEAFLRVYHSDKKGVTAWEEVQEDELPKKAKEKLGVK encoded by the coding sequence ATGAAAAAATATATGGCACTTTTTAGCCTTTTAGTTGTATTTGCAAGTCTACTAGTTGGATGTGATATTAATCGTATGGGTAAAGATGAATATTACGTCCAAATTACAATGGATGGAAAAGAGGGAGTTTCAAAATCTATGGATGGGAAAGTGATGGGAAAGGAGTATGAATATACATTATCGAGTTTTGATAAGGAAGGTAAAGAAAAAGAGTTACAATTTATGGCACAAAAGAATCTTCGTAAAGAAGCATTCCTACGTGTATATCATTCAGATAAAAAAGGTGTAACAGCTTGGGAGGAAGTGCAGGAAGACGAGCTTCCTAAGAAAGCAAAAGAAAAACTAGGTGTGAAATAA
- a CDS encoding S1C family serine protease, with the protein MFTMGHYDTNQTESNRNKAYKKTGYFFTGIIGAVIGAITIGLTTPYINESKGSAGQSPKHNEVNQAKPISYKPEDVSNPQNMIESAKEVVVGVINYKQNADSFNTQDQSEEAGSGSGVIYKKNGNKAFIVTNNHVIDGANKVEVKLNNGKKVTAKVVGTDPLLDLAVLEIDGADVKRVATLGDSEKIRTGETVIAIGNPLGLEGSVTKGIISSKEREIPVSTLGNQQVDWQAQVIQTDAAINPGNSGGALFNEQGEVIGINSSKIAQQAVEGIGFAIPIHIAKTILESLEKDGTVKRPMMGVQLLDVEKMTDSARHQLKLPKEISNGAVLRNILNQSPAEKGGLQQYDVVIALDGQKIENVVQFRKYLYEKKKLGDTIKVTVYRNGEKLTKNVKLVD; encoded by the coding sequence ATGTTCACAATGGGACACTATGATACAAATCAAACAGAAAGCAATAGGAATAAAGCCTATAAAAAAACAGGGTATTTTTTCACAGGAATAATTGGTGCAGTGATTGGTGCAATTACCATTGGATTGACCACGCCTTATATAAATGAAAGCAAAGGAAGTGCAGGTCAATCTCCTAAGCATAACGAAGTAAATCAGGCTAAGCCGATCTCTTACAAACCAGAAGATGTGAGCAATCCTCAAAATATGATTGAATCTGCAAAAGAAGTTGTCGTAGGTGTCATTAACTATAAACAAAATGCAGATTCATTTAATACGCAAGATCAATCAGAAGAAGCTGGTTCGGGATCGGGGGTCATATATAAAAAAAACGGCAATAAGGCTTTCATTGTTACAAATAATCATGTGATAGACGGTGCGAATAAAGTAGAAGTGAAATTGAATAATGGTAAAAAGGTTACCGCTAAAGTAGTAGGGACAGATCCATTATTAGATTTAGCGGTATTAGAAATTGACGGGGCAGATGTAAAAAGAGTCGCAACACTTGGAGACTCTGAAAAAATTCGTACAGGGGAAACGGTAATAGCCATTGGAAATCCATTGGGGCTAGAAGGTAGTGTAACAAAGGGGATTATTAGTAGCAAGGAACGAGAAATACCTGTTAGTACCCTCGGAAATCAACAAGTTGATTGGCAAGCACAGGTAATTCAAACAGATGCCGCTATTAATCCTGGGAATAGTGGAGGAGCTTTGTTTAATGAACAGGGTGAAGTCATTGGAATTAATTCGAGTAAAATTGCACAACAAGCAGTGGAAGGAATTGGATTTGCAATCCCGATTCATATAGCCAAAACGATCCTAGAGTCTCTTGAGAAAGATGGAACAGTTAAACGTCCGATGATGGGTGTACAGTTATTAGATGTGGAGAAAATGACAGATTCTGCACGCCATCAATTAAAATTACCAAAAGAGATATCGAATGGTGCAGTATTGAGGAATATCTTAAACCAATCACCAGCAGAAAAAGGTGGATTACAACAATATGATGTTGTGATTGCATTAGATGGACAAAAAATAGAAAATGTCGTTCAATTCCGTAAATATTTATATGAAAAGAAAAAATTGGGGGATACAATTAAAGTAACAGTTTATCGAAATGGTGAAAAACTAACAAAAAACGTGAAATTAGTGGATTAA
- a CDS encoding sensor histidine kinase, producing MKMKRITYKLFMTTSLILLAFATLIYVTLYFFLPKFYEKYKTDQLQTGIEEIIDKSKNLTLQNATTLVNEYAQKNNAVIYLQDNEGRIIYYPFLQSTIQEGTVRGSTVQGGTPAKGFVTTVPIKGLAQTRNSYEATKPIQFQDVNLTLVVFATFQPIDEASQVLVRFLPYISIIVLVIGLGSAYLYSRFITKPLIYINKGAQKMANLDFSEKIEVRSMDELGELSNSLNDMSINLQQAIFDLQKANQQLKSDIEKEREIETKRREFFAIVAHELKTPLTVMKGYLEGMIYNIGPYQNRDQYLKKNYQIIESLEQLVREILSMSKLEQHTFKLQMEEVNLSKSIDTIIKNLEFFASQKGIQIIKEVDSDIFVYTDYVLLEKACKNIIHNAIMYSPYNEKVYIKLTKDSKQNNIQMRVINTGVKIKEEDIQHIFKPFYRIEKSRNRNTGGSGLGLYIVKQIFESLFITYSINNTKQGVEFLVTIPLSIK from the coding sequence ATGAAGATGAAGAGAATTACCTATAAACTCTTTATGACTACATCCCTCATTTTGTTAGCCTTTGCAACCTTAATTTATGTAACTTTATACTTCTTTCTCCCTAAATTTTATGAGAAATACAAAACAGATCAGCTTCAAACGGGAATCGAAGAAATAATTGATAAATCTAAAAATCTTACGCTTCAAAATGCAACAACACTTGTTAATGAATACGCACAAAAAAATAATGCAGTGATATATCTTCAAGATAATGAGGGAAGGATTATTTATTATCCTTTTCTTCAAAGTACTATTCAAGAGGGTACTGTTCGGGGGAGTACTGTTCAGGGGGGTACTCCGGCAAAAGGTTTTGTTACTACAGTACCAATAAAGGGTTTGGCTCAAACTCGTAATTCATATGAGGCTACCAAGCCAATACAATTCCAAGATGTTAATTTAACGCTTGTGGTGTTCGCAACATTTCAACCAATCGATGAAGCTTCACAGGTCTTGGTACGTTTTCTACCCTATATTAGTATCATTGTACTGGTTATTGGTTTAGGAAGTGCTTATCTCTATTCAAGGTTTATTACTAAACCACTTATTTATATTAATAAAGGTGCACAAAAGATGGCAAACTTGGATTTCTCTGAAAAAATTGAGGTTCGTTCTATGGATGAATTAGGGGAATTGTCCAATAGCTTGAATGATATGTCCATAAATTTACAACAGGCAATTTTTGATTTACAAAAAGCGAATCAGCAATTAAAAAGTGATATTGAAAAAGAAAGAGAAATAGAAACAAAGCGAAGGGAATTCTTTGCTATTGTAGCACATGAATTAAAAACTCCTCTTACTGTTATGAAAGGATACTTAGAAGGGATGATATATAATATCGGCCCTTATCAAAATCGTGACCAATATTTAAAGAAAAATTATCAAATAATTGAAAGTCTGGAACAACTAGTTCGCGAAATTTTAAGCATGTCAAAATTAGAACAACATACCTTTAAACTTCAAATGGAAGAAGTAAATCTTTCGAAATCAATAGATACAATCATAAAAAACCTCGAATTTTTTGCTTCTCAAAAAGGCATTCAAATAATAAAAGAAGTCGATTCTGACATTTTTGTTTATACGGATTATGTTCTTTTAGAAAAAGCTTGTAAAAACATCATTCATAATGCGATTATGTATTCACCGTATAACGAAAAAGTCTATATAAAGTTAACAAAGGATTCTAAACAAAACAACATCCAAATGCGAGTTATCAATACAGGTGTCAAAATAAAAGAAGAAGATATACAACATATTTTCAAACCATTTTATCGAATCGAAAAGTCAAGAAATCGAAATACGGGAGGGAGTGGCTTAGGATTATATATTGTAAAACAAATTTTTGAATCCCTTTTTATCACGTATTCTATAAATAATACCAAACAAGGCGTAGAATTTTTAGTTACCATTCCATTATCCATAAAGTAA
- a CDS encoding lysozyme family protein, whose translation MKDTSKKQIIKVFLISILGLGIILGMLYINHKTNIQQNKALATEKRVLQYESTLKKELEKYNLGEKTAVLLGIMYQESRGEGNDPMQSSESLGLKPNEIQETSLSIEQGVKHFVKMYKYGTDKDVSMDTIIQSYNMGPGYIDFVASQEFKQHSEDSAKKFSKMKVDQNPAMYTCGGNKNNFRYPYCYGDFTYATKVNEKTKLIEELLRNVHAPSK comes from the coding sequence ATGAAGGATACAAGTAAAAAACAAATTATAAAAGTGTTCCTTATTAGTATTTTGGGCTTAGGAATTATACTTGGAATGCTATATATTAATCATAAAACCAATATTCAACAAAATAAAGCGCTAGCCACCGAAAAACGTGTATTGCAATATGAATCTACCTTGAAAAAAGAATTAGAAAAATATAATTTAGGAGAGAAAACAGCAGTTTTATTAGGAATTATGTACCAAGAGAGTAGAGGTGAGGGAAACGATCCTATGCAGTCATCCGAATCACTTGGATTAAAGCCAAATGAAATTCAAGAGACAAGCTTGAGCATTGAACAAGGGGTAAAACACTTTGTTAAAATGTACAAATATGGAACGGACAAGGATGTTAGCATGGATACAATTATTCAAAGCTATAATATGGGGCCAGGGTATATTGATTTTGTTGCTAGTCAAGAATTTAAACAACACTCAGAGGATTCAGCCAAAAAGTTTTCTAAGATGAAAGTTGATCAAAATCCAGCGATGTATACTTGTGGTGGAAATAAAAATAATTTTAGGTATCCATATTGTTATGGTGATTTCACATATGCCACAAAGGTAAATGAAAAAACAAAACTTATTGAAGAACTTCTTCGAAATGTACATGCCCCTTCTAAATAA
- a CDS encoding response regulator transcription factor — translation MKNYHILVVEDDQEIQELIKQFLMTQQYKVIVASDGLEGMKQFNKQFFDLILLDVMMPNLNGFEVAKMIRSQSNIPIIMLTALEEEQDQMKGFDLGIDDYITKPFSFHVLMRRVEAVLRRSNNQSTDNHFIFRELHVDGDAYKVYVNKVEVPLTTKEFEILQLLLQNEKKVLTRENIVEKIWGYEYAGDTRMIDTHMKNIRKKLDIPYIKTVKGIGYKIDE, via the coding sequence ATGAAGAACTATCACATTCTGGTGGTAGAAGATGATCAAGAAATACAAGAATTAATCAAACAATTTTTAATGACACAACAGTATAAAGTTATAGTTGCATCAGATGGATTAGAAGGCATGAAACAATTTAATAAGCAATTCTTCGATTTAATTCTTCTAGATGTGATGATGCCAAACCTGAATGGATTTGAAGTTGCCAAAATGATTCGAAGTCAGTCAAATATACCAATTATTATGCTAACTGCGCTAGAAGAAGAACAAGATCAAATGAAAGGATTTGATCTTGGAATCGATGATTATATTACGAAACCCTTTTCTTTTCATGTTTTGATGAGACGCGTCGAAGCGGTACTGAGAAGAAGTAATAATCAAAGTACGGATAATCATTTTATATTTAGAGAACTACATGTCGATGGCGATGCATATAAAGTATATGTAAATAAAGTCGAGGTTCCCCTAACGACAAAAGAATTTGAAATTTTGCAACTACTACTTCAAAATGAAAAAAAGGTACTCACAAGAGAAAATATCGTAGAAAAAATTTGGGGATATGAGTATGCCGGAGACACACGAATGATTGATACACATATGAAAAACATACGAAAAAAATTAGATATACCCTATATTAAAACCGTAAAGGGCATTGGTTATAAAATCGATGAATAA
- a CDS encoding ABC transporter ATP-binding protein — METILQFKNLDYYYESNGKKVTILDNVNFSFQKGHFYTILGPSGSGKTTTLSLGCGLDIPKNGYVLYNGKDIRKIGLDRYRNQHVSVIFQSYNLITYMTALQNVLTAMEITGVKVQNKKARALELLEKVGLTEVEAKRNVLQLSGGQQQRVAIARALSCNVDLLIADEPTGNLDGETAKEIIELFQELAHQENKCVIVVTHSQEVAKISDRAVYLSKKKLVVNEINNS, encoded by the coding sequence ATGGAGACGATTTTACAATTTAAAAACTTAGATTATTATTACGAAAGTAACGGAAAAAAAGTAACGATACTAGATAATGTGAATTTTTCTTTTCAAAAAGGGCATTTCTACACGATTTTAGGGCCATCTGGATCTGGTAAAACTACAACTCTTAGCTTAGGTTGTGGGCTGGATATACCTAAAAATGGTTATGTACTGTATAACGGCAAGGATATTAGAAAAATTGGCTTGGATCGATACCGTAATCAACATGTATCTGTAATTTTCCAATCTTATAATTTGATTACCTATATGACTGCTCTTCAGAATGTATTAACGGCAATGGAAATTACAGGTGTGAAGGTACAAAATAAAAAAGCAAGAGCATTAGAATTATTAGAGAAGGTAGGGCTCACAGAAGTAGAAGCGAAACGAAATGTCTTGCAATTAAGTGGCGGGCAACAACAACGTGTAGCAATTGCTCGAGCGCTATCTTGTAATGTCGATTTACTAATCGCTGATGAACCAACAGGAAACCTTGATGGAGAAACAGCGAAAGAGATTATTGAGCTGTTTCAGGAGCTCGCCCATCAAGAGAATAAATGTGTAATTGTTGTTACGCATTCACAAGAAGTTGCAAAAATATCAGATCGAGCGGTTTATTTAAGTAAAAAGAAGTTAGTAGTAAATGAAATTAATAATAGTTAA
- a CDS encoding ABC transporter permease: MNFIKRAILSMKKRIGTSLILMAVFLIVTNLVLAGFAIQNASKKAADSARKKLGADVTLGLDFDKLGKQARETGEAPNPPQLNTKETDQLAKSRYVKDYNYITHNFGIADGFKLVGASEGEDEGKGKGRAAMVGGSGSGSEIDMNSSLMIEGVRKTLLQESFKNGKSKIIDGKPITEKMQDQNVTLMEKRLAEQNNLKVGDKLKIQSGDKKETLEVEIIGIYETNEQPMGQNPPPMMNPANKLYMPHSTLKKLETDEGMSSIQVVYLLNDPQYIDAFKKEAKKSDIDFNYFKLDAHDSLYKQMIGPIENIASTSQMIIYMVSIAGAIILGLIIMLSIKARRKEMGILLSIGEKKWKLMAQFVVEVACIAILAFGLSLTTGAKVSQFVGDNLLSSEIATASEEKDNSQNGSVMMVGAGGTPQNQNEDPIDKIDVSVTGEDLGKMGGIGLTIAILATLLPALSILRLNPKQILLKDE; this comes from the coding sequence ATGAATTTTATAAAACGTGCAATTCTCAGTATGAAAAAAAGAATAGGAACATCATTAATTTTGATGGCGGTCTTTCTGATTGTTACAAACTTAGTGCTGGCAGGATTCGCAATCCAAAATGCATCAAAAAAAGCTGCTGATTCAGCAAGAAAAAAACTGGGTGCTGATGTTACTTTAGGTCTTGATTTTGATAAATTAGGAAAACAAGCAAGGGAAACTGGAGAAGCGCCTAATCCGCCGCAGCTCAATACAAAAGAAACAGATCAATTAGCGAAGTCCAGATATGTTAAAGACTATAATTATATAACCCATAATTTCGGAATTGCGGATGGATTTAAATTAGTAGGAGCTTCAGAAGGAGAAGATGAAGGAAAAGGAAAAGGTAGAGCTGCAATGGTTGGAGGATCAGGTTCAGGTTCAGAAATAGATATGAATTCTTCTCTTATGATAGAAGGAGTTCGCAAGACTTTATTACAAGAAAGTTTTAAAAATGGAAAGAGTAAAATCATTGATGGGAAACCAATTACAGAAAAGATGCAAGATCAGAATGTAACTTTAATGGAAAAACGATTAGCAGAACAAAATAATTTGAAAGTGGGAGATAAGCTTAAAATTCAATCAGGAGATAAGAAGGAAACTCTTGAAGTTGAAATTATTGGTATTTATGAAACGAATGAGCAACCAATGGGTCAAAACCCCCCTCCTATGATGAATCCAGCTAATAAACTATATATGCCTCACTCTACTTTAAAGAAATTAGAAACAGATGAAGGTATGAGTAGCATTCAGGTCGTGTACTTATTGAACGATCCACAGTATATTGATGCATTTAAAAAAGAAGCAAAAAAATCTGATATTGATTTTAATTATTTTAAGTTAGATGCACATGATTCATTGTACAAGCAAATGATTGGTCCTATAGAAAATATCGCTTCTACGTCTCAAATGATTATCTATATGGTATCTATTGCAGGTGCGATTATTTTAGGATTAATCATTATGTTATCGATTAAAGCACGTCGTAAGGAAATGGGGATTTTATTATCTATTGGAGAGAAAAAATGGAAACTGATGGCGCAGTTCGTAGTAGAAGTAGCATGTATTGCTATTTTAGCATTTGGATTATCCCTAACAACAGGAGCTAAAGTTTCTCAATTCGTAGGGGATAACTTACTTTCGAGTGAAATTGCTACAGCAAGCGAAGAAAAAGATAATTCACAAAATGGTAGTGTAATGATGGTTGGGGCTGGTGGTACTCCACAAAACCAAAATGAAGATCCAATTGATAAAATTGATGTAAGTGTAACAGGAGAGGATTTAGGGAAAATGGGGGGAATCGGACTGACTATTGCTATATTAGCAACGCTTCTTCCAGCATTATCTATTCTACGCTTAAATCCAAAACAAATTCTTTTAAAAGATGAATAG